ATTGATACCATTCGTCGTCAGACGTTAAAGTCGGAGCAGGCGGTGTGACGCCCACAGCGTCGTGGCGATTGGAGTAATCTTCACCTGCAAAATCCACATAGGGAATCTGAAAGGGAAGAAGGCCTGAAACCAGACAAGTTCTTCTGATGAGTTGAGCTGCAATGACTTGAAACAGGACACTTCCTTTCAATATAGTATAATAATGTTGTCAAAATGAATAGTATACATACCATGATCTCGTGCTGTCTTGATTGCTTCAGTCAACTTCTTGTGCTGTTTCATACACACACCTGGCAGGATAAAAGAACAGTGGGCCTATTttggatgggtttttttttgtttgttttttcaatacaCGGAAGTAATGGCATGCACTCGTGCTTTACCAGTTCGAGTGGGATCATACATCAAATCAGTGAGGGGGCTGATGAACTGCTTCAAGAGCTTCacattctgtcaaaaaaaatataaaggtATTCGCTTTATCAGCAATGACACAAGCCACTAATCTCTAATACGAACTAACAGAGCATTTAACTTGCTCCTAAAAACCATTTTAAAGCTGCccagctgttctagtaggcttttcctggctTTTTTTCCGCCAGCATAATGCCTCATTGGAACTtgtaaatgcatttttcttGCACTTATAAGTGTTAATTCAACCAAAAGGAATAACGAATCAACCCACTTACCTGATGATGAACAAAGATGTTTGCATCTCGACATATTGGACAGGGGTTTCCGCTTATCTTGCCTCCCCTCTAAAcaaatagatattttttttaattatatgtcAGCTGTGTACTGAAAattaaacattgttacaaaaataaatttaaaacactttACAATGCAGGTCTTGCGAGTCTTCTGTGGGGGAATGCCTCCTTTGTGGTTCCTCCTGTAACCCGTCCACACTGGATTGGTTCCGTACCTCTCAGTGTACTCTGCCAGGGAGATTTGATTCATAGGTAAATAAACACAAGTTTGTGCAAAAAGCTCACCCTCATGTTATGTGCAGGATACCTTCACTCTCCAGATAATCCCATGGCCTGTCTTTGTAGCGAGAGAGTGCCTCGGTTTCCTTGGTCGCACACTCCTGCTGGACTGTCACTGTTTGGCAAAAAGAGCGGCTTGGAGGGGCAAATGGCCAAAGAGATAGACTCGTTCTTCCAGATATCCCCTGTAAACAAAGTGGAATGGAATTGATACATGTTCGTAGACATTATCAAATGGCATAAGgctaaatgaaaacaaaggagggtgcaaatttaaaatcaaagaGATTTTACGCATTgtaatttttggaattttattttattttttgatggtGATTACAACGCAATCGCTGCTTTATTTATCGACGTTAGCTAAGTAGAAGGCTACTGATTAGACTCGCTTAACAAATAAAACTtttataacacaaaaaaaaaaaacgccgtcgACATATCAGCAGTAGGAAGAGCATATGTATGGTAAAATATTACCTGACATTGTCGCAGGGTGAATAAAACTGAAGGCGAGATGCGGAACACTGCCCTTACAACGTTTTGGAAggaggcagccatttttttttctcatgcgcGATGGTCAAAGGTCATTCACTTGCTTCCTTCACGACGATTTGCAAATTTTTGATAGTACATTACCGCCACCTATCGACCTGTTTTGATTACTGTATTAACCGAGGGAATTCAAATGACAATTTTATACATTGCTTGTCTCCTCAAAAAACTTatttcaaatacatttcttGTACTTATACTTCTGGGATAGAATTGTGGATCTGAGAAACACGAGAAAATTACgaatatatgtgtgtattttttttaaatatatatttcaatcaGCATAAGTTTCAAGAATCATTTAGAGAAGAATTTGAACGTTTTTAAACAAGTGGACAcgtaactatttatttatttattttcaaaaacaaaaatgtagtttttgttaAAATCCACCTTCTAACCTTACAAATTATGCAACTCAACTctcaactcaatttagaaaagcTCTACGGTAATATACAACAAATTTCTTAGCTGCAAATGTGAGAAATGGGCCATACTTTGGACACTGGCTTACACGGTGAATGAAGCACAGCAAAAAGGGTGTAAGTCAcaccttttttgtttcattcCATCTTTATCTATTTGCACCACACTACTATAACGAACATATTATAATGAATACAGTGGGCGTTTTCAACGTGCGTGCAGTCCCAACTCCCAACCGCAGACAGCCGTGACGTCATAATTTGAGGGAAAACTTTACATATGAAAAAGGATTTATTACTACCAGAAACGCTCCTTGtgattattgtatttttgttaaaagtgtATTGGCATGTTTTTAAATAGGCTCACttcactgtgactttttgtcaaAACACGCATGCGGCTGTAGCGTGTCAGTTATAAAGCAGTCGCCATTTTGTAGGCATTTATCAACTGTAATTTACGTATTTTATAACGTTTAAGTTTCGGTAAAATGTGAAAGGTCTTACGTGTATATGTGCTTTGAGCAATACTGTACCGACACACATAACTTATCAGGTGTGATTTGTTGGAATTTCGACGCAATTGTCGAAAAACTGTGTGAGTCGCCATTATGACTTTAAGTCACACAACAAGGTCGTtcgtcggccattttgaagcgATACcagaggtgaaaaaaaacactgcCGTGACGCAAAAAACGTCACTAGGTATAAAAGCTAAATCCCTCCTCCTCCAGCTCATTCCTGGATTTGGTCAAAGGTAAGTTACGACGTCAGAACATTTGTGCATACATTTGTCGTTTTGCAAGGTGAAATCACCCCAGCGTTTTCACACAAAACAATGCATGTAGTTGATTACGCCGCAGGGGCGAATTTTCGCTTCTGAGTGtcaactaaaatgtttttttccttcttgtgCACTTTTTCAGGTCTCAATTCGTTTTCCTGAAGACTCAACCGTCGAGGACTTCGACCAACTACTCAAATTGCTATTTTTTCTTCAAGTAATGGACATCTGATTACTATTTTTGCCTCCAGTTTGTTCTTGAAGGAAAAGGCTAGCGTTTAACTACCAAAGCCCCACCCTTTAGAAATTTTGAAGCAGGTATTAAAGCCATCAAAGTTGACGATATGTTTTGTATAAACGAAATAAGTGCCCGAAAAGCACAATGTGTTATGACTAAAACGTTGAGGGCATTTAGTTTGAATATAAATGCATATTGTTGACTTGTTAGTCCAAGTCCAAAATGGTCGCATTAGCTGTCTTGCGGTAGCTGGCTAGCAGCCGCCGCGTTTTAGCCTAGCCTTTTGTTTAGCATGAGCTCACACATGAACGTGGACTGCGACACAAGTCGCCGTTTCTTCGTGTGTGAGACGAGGTGGGCTAATAAAATTTGAAGTCGATAAATAATTTGATCTATAAGCAATCTGATCATAAAGATTGCCGTGTTTGTTTTAGGACGCTAATAACCAATGAAGTCGGACTTATTTTTGCCTGCCGAGGTTTTGTAGGGGCTGCTCCACGGAACTGAAATCCACCGCAATCTATACATAAAGATTGCATTAGGCCGAGGACTGTTGGACATTTGAAGCACAGTGTTGCGTTGACGATAATAGCACAGGGGCTTCCTCAAATCCCGCACCATGCAATCTGTGGATAAAGATTGCGGGATGGCTGAATGGAAGTGGTCTTTCGAAACACAAACAATCGGAGTTGTCAAAATAGTGGATAATTGGTTTGTGTCTCACCATCTGGTGGCTTTTTCTTCGGAACATTTGGGAGTTCTCTCTTTAAAACCGTAAAGCAGCCACAATGGCTGCTGCCGCGTAACAGTCCTTTTCAGGTTGCCAGTTAACCGTTGCTCGTGCTTTTGTGTTCAAACCGAAACGTCATGCGTCATTGGCTTGCGCGATCCTTTGCTAACTGGGCGAGTCTGGCGTCGAGGGGGTTAAAGCTAGGAGGGCTCTCATTGGCGGACGAGTTTATTGCCCCTCCTGCTCCAGTCTTGTTTCACTTGCATTTAGGATTTGGCTGTCTTTACATAACCAAGGGACTTGAAGTACAACAATGTACCCAAGACAAACTTTGTTTACCTGAGTTAGCAAAACTTAACGTGCTATTACTGAACATTTTGGGgcgatttattttgtttttatgtaccAGTACTACACCACATAATTATTTGCAATTGTTTCTCAATGGATAATGTAGCTGGGTCTTGTTTGACACTGACATTTTGTGTACATGTGTAACAGCTGTGCCATTTACAGGCTTTGAATTATTTGCAGTGTTGTGGAGTTCTGAGACAATATAAAACTTCTTCTACAACATTTAAACTGGTAAGACCTAACTGATTCCTCACCATGGCATTTCCAATGAACTAATATAGACTGCAGGGCAGGTTTTGTATACACTAAATCTAAATATCAACAAACATGGAGAGTGTGCAACCCAGTCTGACCATACCTTTCAAGTCCAATGTTTAATTGTATAACATATAACACACTTGAATGCAATGCTGATTTAATTATATAACAATACATTTAATGGCCACTTGTCAAGAGAACTGCAGACACCAAAAGTACGGTAATCCAGACAGCCAGTATAAAATGCTATTACTACAAATacttattaaacttttttttaatgtcaatcTGAATGTGCAATTAAGTCATTTGTAGCAGGTAAGACTAGATGAACCACAAGTGCTGATTGTTTGACCTTACCCAATCAGATGAGgtgatttttaaattgtaaaatacattatAGAAAACAAGCAAGTAATTAGGATGAGTTGAGTTTCCTGTTCAAGCCTCCTTCAGTTGTAGTTTTGAGCAAATGTGATTTCAATATGCATGCTATTATATTAATTTTGAATAACTGGCAGATATCTTTAatctgatgtaaaaaaaaaaataaaaaaaatacacaaaagtatGTTACAAAATGGATATGAAAAATTagtttaattgtattttaattattgGTGGTGTTCTCAGATGACAGAAATAAAACAagtgtaaatacatttaaatgctaCAAATAGGGTTGTTGCACTATTCTATCATTAAATGTACCTTAGTAAATCAGAAAGTAGCATTTCACACGGAAGCACATACAAGTACAAATGCCCTGCAAGGTCCAGAGAAGAGACTTTATGGCACGCTGGGACACTCATCTGTCCTGCTCCTGTCTCTGCAACTCGAGGTCGTGCCGGCAGCGTGCAACAGCTCAAGTATGACGCAGTGCATGTCTTTCTATTGCTGAATTGTTTGCCGAGTCATTTTGTAAgttcattttttcaaaaattttttGTCCAACGTGATCGCTGTTAATTTGTTTGCGCTGGTGATGTTGAGTGGTGTCTGGTGAAAACACTAAAAAGTGGCAAAGTGAGAGTTGCTTAGAGGTGGTCTTGGATTTTGTGTTTAATAGCAAAAAGTGAGATGTTGGTCTGTAAATAGCAAGGATGGAATTCAGTTCTGTTGAGCAACCCCTCTGTTAGATTAGAAGCAAATAACTACTAGTAAACATAATGccccattatttaaaaaaaacaacaaacatgcaATACACATTTGCCTTCCTGCTGTATGTGTTAAATGTTTGCGGTTTGCCTTTCAGACATGGAGGGGGTGCCGGTGGACCCCAAAGAGGTTTTGAAGGGAGTGGAGGTTCTACTAGGGAAGGATGGGGGACTCTGCAGCTTGGAGGGAGTCCCAAAGATGTTCAGGTGAGGAATTTAAGCCTGGCAGATTGTGCCTCGTTAAGATTAAAAATGGGTTCATGAATATGTCTGCATGTTTTCTGCATAGCCTCATGAAGGCGTCTGCCAAGATGGTCAGTCGGTGTATGTACTTGAACATCCTACTTCATACAAAGTCACATGATGTTCTCAACAGGTCAGTCTTGACAATATTCCATGCATGCGTTCAAGTCAAATTTTGGGTGGTCTAACTTGCATGCATgcttttttcttcaacatattTTCCCCACCTTTGTTTAGGTTCATTCGAGTTGGTGGCTACAGGTTGCTGAACTCATGGCTCACTTACTCCAAAACCACCAACAATTCTCCTCTGCTGCAACTTATTCTGCTCACTCTGCAGAAGTTACCCCTCAAAGTGGATCACCTCAAACAGGTACACGCCAAACTCAACACCTCTATTACTGGTACAGTTAACTTTGTTTAATGTATTTCAAACACGTTTGGTTTTAATTAGATTActaagtttccttttttttttttttttttttttccttccagaaCAACACAGCCAAGTTGGTAAAGCAACTGTGTAAAGGCGCAGAGACTGAAGGTCAGTTTTCTCTTTAGTCATATGTATGTTTTCAACTAGTTTGAACATAATGCATCATCTCATtcacattttagaattgagGAAGTTGGCATCTGTGCTTGTCGATGGCTGGATGGCAACAATTCGCTCCCAGAGTGTATCAAGCAATGCAAGCAGTCCTGCTGGTATGGATGGTTGACTTTGTCTGTTTTATCAATGGCTCTTTCTTTTTGATATCAGCTTAAAATGCTCTATATTTGACGTGtagataagaagaagaagaaagaagatggCAAGGTTGTACCCAAAGAGGTGAAGGAGAAGAGTggcgaggaggagaagaagaaagacAAAGCTAAAGCTCATGCGCCGAGTCATGCAAAAATTCGTTCCATCGGTAAGCAACTGAAATAATGGATTTCATATTGCTGAATTGCTTTTAGATGATTACAATGGTTTTATAGGACTAGAGATGGACACGCCTAACCCCGCCCCCACAAAGAAGAGCCCGCCTGCGCCTCAGCTCGGCGACAAGTACAACATCAAACCGCCGGTCCTCAAGAGGTTAAGGTACTGAaatttaccaaaataaatatgagTACAGCACCATCACagttaaatgtgtattttgctCTCTACAGCCATCTTGTGGTCAGTGGCAGTAACTttatgctttctttttttcctttttctttttttaaataaaaaaaatctgaacagtTCTGGTCCATATGACAATCCTCCATTGGAGAAGAAATACAAACCTCTAAACACACCATCCAACTCTACCAAAGAAATTAAAGTCAAGATCATTCCAGCGCAACGTAAGTTTGACGTAGTTTATCAATGCAATAGCAATATTACTAGATCTGGTTTTAAATGCATTAAGTGTGACATTAACTGTTGAGTCACACTTTCCTATGTACTTTTGATTTCATGTCTGCAGCCATGGAGTGCACCGGGTTCCTCGATGCGCTCAACTCGGCCCCAGTGCCGGGTATCAAGATCAAGAAAAAGAAGGCTGCAGCTGGCTCACCCTCGAATGCCAAAGCCGTGTCCCCGACCTCAAACAAGGTAAGACATCAAATGGATGGCCAAATCTAACTgtggaaaaaaagcaaacatcaagTTTAGTAAAATATAATTGTTGTCAAGCCACCATGGGTAGGACCATACGTCTGTGTAGTTGGCAAAAAGAAATTAGAATTGCTTCAATATATAGT
This portion of the Festucalex cinctus isolate MCC-2025b chromosome 19, RoL_Fcin_1.0, whole genome shotgun sequence genome encodes:
- the mrps18b gene encoding small ribosomal subunit protein mS40 isoform X1, translating into MPLTTSAKMEDGGSVMMGSPDSPGSSQGVPQVSNLLSPWETHSQGISGRTSLSLWPFAPPSRSFCQTVTVQQECATKETEALSRYKDRPWDYLESEEYTERYGTNPVWTGYRRNHKGGIPPQKTRKTCIRGGKISGNPCPICRDANIFVHHQNVKLLKQFISPLTDLMYDPTRTGVCMKQHKKLTEAIKTARDHGLLPFQIPYVDFAGEDYSNRHDAVGVTPPAPTLTSDDEWYQWYGDIIPDEQEVAKVRKTYKAYLKPGV
- the mrps18b gene encoding small ribosomal subunit protein mS40 isoform X3 — protein: MFRRKSHQMGISGRTSLSLWPFAPPSRSFCQTVTVQQECATKETEALSRYKDRPWDYLESEEYTERYGTNPVWTGYRRNHKGGIPPQKTRKTCIRGGKISGNPCPICRDANIFVHHQNVKLLKQFISPLTDLMYDPTRTGVCMKQHKKLTEAIKTARDHGLLPFQIPYVDFAGEDYSNRHDAVGVTPPAPTLTSDDEWYQWYGDIIPDEQEVAKVRKTYKAYLKPGV
- the mrps18b gene encoding small ribosomal subunit protein mS40 isoform X2; amino-acid sequence: MAASFQNVVRAVFRISPSVLFTLRQCQGISGRTSLSLWPFAPPSRSFCQTVTVQQECATKETEALSRYKDRPWDYLESEEYTERYGTNPVWTGYRRNHKGGIPPQKTRKTCIRGGKISGNPCPICRDANIFVHHQNVKLLKQFISPLTDLMYDPTRTGVCMKQHKKLTEAIKTARDHGLLPFQIPYVDFAGEDYSNRHDAVGVTPPAPTLTSDDEWYQWYGDIIPDEQEVAKVRKTYKAYLKPGV